From Trichoderma atroviride chromosome 1, complete sequence, one genomic window encodes:
- a CDS encoding uncharacterized protein (TransMembrane:3 (i60-81o87-106i305-324o)), with product MVGSPPLIDNGGSVTTLAWSVAIASYCCYYDAICATVPSLTVSFNNDAQQATMALKRRDAVLAGVAYFVAWGYAVSCFSTLRWVGYAFVGGIVITVVSLIAALVLATQNPHDGDRKALPTRVAFLSSRRWRTEAEALRKRQVYNKEPFDASAPQASQALDELLNLILRDFVRSWYSHISSNPTFENEVDKAIRQALLSLVDSLRNKDFADLVTSRFVPMLTAHFHDFYEAEKSVRGRKLNRSVTESEELDLAIASKFRDGRLHPAASLSFPDTKMVQQDYLRSLVGRLLTKILPKKMLSSRAVSIIVREIVGCAVLFPVVQLLGDPDTWNQLIENFGRSTLQDRSTVRKLRAALDQHASPTPRSSKLTMAPRLAPADNERKFEKFIRAIRRVNNLSDARRFRSEVASQLKRDSLQENQDPVYLRRLEMGKRLLEERVHHLAAGGNRHSPLPTAPAPPSSTSKLENASLVELLRDPAGLSYFMEYMDRQRLMPLVQFWLVVDGFRNPLEDDGQDDELPSTLPMWTDSDRLDLLQIHQSYLSKPELDVPDGSKKAVKEFLQAGISATPAQYFKARRAILKAQSGVLETMSSRYFDGFRKSDLYYKCVASQEMSRATVQPPPPSHQGPSMSSRTQSYQSIKTKPMARFAPLAAGPSRRLSGSISDLRSANTNGNGSDPLTSPRRSLDDGRTTNPLFDDDDLDIGMMDSVQSLDQDLSRQQTPDKQVVQAVEQALTNILEDDRPQTAEDLRASLFDNEDNMSSLFSNDVDSNRGSFDAGKPPLPAKEAGKPTLSSLGLVSAASRIGVFVDDDLFGDDHKYLSDDGGDVDEEAQSDEEDEIHEAAPGDLGLAEAITALTNDIDRLVAQDAVIDSLTKKAELTNNAAELRILKKSRTSLQREIRRKELQRQQYVIQESDNSLYGRSEIKIKSIQVGREDDGREFALYVIEVHRDAGEQMPASSWAMMRRYSEFHELHQKLRSRYPSVRHLDFPRRRVVMKFQSDFLRKRRTALEKYLRELLLLPEVCRSRELRAFLSQSAITSGEDAMDRENKKDMMTRLYDSVTDGMEDILGNIPVLPQLSVAGQNIISAATNQLNTMPLNVSEENFPAAEAEAELDAFENKELEPFIKPICDIFLEVFELNKGNNWLRGRAVVVVLQQLLGGTIEKRVRENIKMAVQEESLLRYMGMLRSALWPEGEQPRDRKPRTTAEKKKTRTEASLMLATLVPDLAGNVVGRVNAQAASRRLFATFNNSRLNSHLVFTILDEVVSVMFDET from the exons ATGGTGGGCTCGCCGCCGCTAATCGATAACGGTGGCTCTGTAACCACGCTTGCTTGGAGCGTCGCAATCGcaagctactgctgctactacgACGCTATATGTGCTACTGTGCCCTCGCTCACCGTGTCTTTCAACAATGATGCCCAGCAGGCGACTATGGCCCTGAAGCGAAGAGATGCAGTGCTTGCTGGAGTGGCCTACTTCGTTGCCTGGGGCTATGCCGTGAGCTGCTTCTCGACGCTGCGCTGGGTTGGCTATGCCTTCGTGGGCGGTATCGTCATCACTGTCGTCTCACTCATCGCCGCTCTGGTCTTGGCCACGCAGAACCCTCACGATGGCGATCGAAAGGCGCTGCCGACGAGAGTGGCATTTCTCAGCTCGCGGAGATGGCGCACCGAGGCGGAAGCACTGCGGAAACGACAGGTCTACAACAAGGAGCCCTTTGACGCCAGCGCCCCCCAAGCATCTCAAGCTCtcgatgagcttctcaaccTGATTCTCCGCGATTTCGTACGCTCGTGGTATTCTCACATCAGCAGTAATCCGACATTCGAAAACGAGGTGGACAAGGCCATCCGACAAGCACTCCTAAGCCTGGTTGATTCACTCCGCAACAAAGACTTTGCTGACCTCGTTACGAGCCGTTTCGTGCCCATGTTGACTGCTCATTTTCATGATTTTTACGAAGCCGAGAAATCAGTGCGAGGAAGAAAGCTAAACCGCTCTGTTACGGAGTCTGAAGAGCTGGACCTTGCAATTGCGTCCAAATTCAGGGACGGCCGACTACACCCAGCTGCTTCCTTGTCTTTTCCCGACACCAAGATGGTTCAACAAGATTATTTACGATCATTAGTGGGACGGCTTTTGACCAAGATTCTTCCCAAAAAGATGCTGTCTAGTCGAGCCGTTTCCATCATCGTGAGAGAGATTGTAGGATGCGCAGTCTTGTTTCCCGTCGTTCAGCTACTCGGCGATCCTGATACGTGGAATCAGCTGATAGAGAACTTTGGTCGCTCAACGCTTCAAGATAGGTCCACTGTTCGCAAGCTCAGAGCCGCCCTGGATCAGCATGCCTCTCCTACGCCAAGATCTAGTAAGCTAACCATGGCGCCGCGGCTGGCCCCGGCAGATAATGAGCGCAAGTTCGAAAAGTTCATTCGGGCCATCCGCAGGGTCAATAACTTGTCTGACGCACGGCGATTCCGCAGCGAAGTTGCCAGCCAGCTCAAACGTGATTCTTTGCAGGAGAACCAGGATCCAGTCTATCTGCGTCGATTGGAAATGGGAAAGCGGCTTCTCGAAGAGAGGGTACACCACCTGGCTGCGGGAGGGAACCGTCATTCGCCTCTGCCAACCGCCCCTGCACCACCCAGCTCTACTTCGAAGCTGGAGAATGCATCCCTCGTAGAGCTGTTGCGAGATCCGGCAGGTTTATCATATTTTATGGAATACATGGACCGCCAGCGTTTGATGCCTTTGGTTCAGTTCTGGTTAGTTGTTGATGGTTTTCGAAACCCCTTGGAGGATGACGGCCAGGACGATGAACTTCCGTCTACATTGCCTATGTGGACAGACTCGGACCGCCTCGACTTGTTACAGATTCATCAATCATACCTATCCAAGCCGGAACTCGACGTACCGGACGGGTCCAAAAAGGCTGTCAAGGAGTTTCTTCAGGCGGGAATATCTGCTACGCCTGCTCAATATTTCAAAGCCAGAAGAGCAATCTTGAAAGCTCAAAGTGGGGTATTGGAGACTATGAGCTCTCGGTATTTTGATGGATTCAGAAAATCGGATCTGTATTACAAGTGCGTTGCATCACAAGAGATGTCCCGTGCCACTGTGCagcctccgccgccatcccACCAAGGTCCTTCCATGTCAAGCCGGACCCAGTCATATCAGTCTATTAAAACAAAGCCCATGGCGCGATTTGCTCCATTGGCTGCCGGGCCATCTAGGCGACTTTCTGGTTCGATTTCTGATCTCCGATCTGCGAATACTAATGGTAACGGCTCGGATCCATTGACCTCTCCACGGAGGTCACTCGACGATGGCCGGACGACGAACCCCCtctttgacgacgatgacttGGATATTGGAATGATGGACTCGGTACAGAGCTTGGATCAGGACTTGTCACGGCAGCAAACACCTGACAAGCAAGTTGTGCAGGCTGTTGAGCAGGCTTTGACAAATATTTTGGAAGACGACAGACCGCAGACTGCTGAAGATCTGCGAGCCTCGTTGTTTGATAATGAAGATAACATGTCGAGCTTGTTTTCTAATGATGTTGACTCTAATCGAGGTTCATTTGACGCTGGGAAGCCTCCGCTGCCGGCAAAAGAGGCTGGTAAGCCCACTCTGTCGTCACTGGGGCTTGTCAGTGCCGCATCTCGAATCGGCGTATTCGTAGACGATGACCTTTTTGGAGACGATCATAAATATTTGtcagatgatggcggcgatgtGGACGAGGAAGCGCAGtcggatgaagaagatgaaatccACGAAGCCGCCCCGGGAGATTTGGGGCTGGCAGAAGCCATCACAGCGCTGACAAACGATATCGATCGCTTAGTAGCGCAAGATGCAGTTATAGACTCTTTGACAAAGAAGGCAGAGCTCACCAACAACGCAGCAGAGCTGCGGATTCTGAAAAAATCCAGGACAAGCCTACAGAGAGAGATTAGGCGCAAGGAGCTCCAGCGACAGCAGTACGTGATACAGGAAAGCGACAATAGTCTCTACGGACGGTCTGAGATCAAGATCAAGTCCATCCAAGTGgggcgagaagatgatggtcGAGAATTTGCTTTGTACGTCATCGAGGTTCATCGGGATGCAGGCGAGCAGATGCCGGCGTCGTCCTGGGCCATGATGAGAAGATATAGTGAATTCCACGAGCTACACCAGAAGCTGCGGTCAAGGTATCCTTCAGTACGACACTTGGATTTTCCCAGACGCCGCGTCGTGATGAAGTTCCAGAGCGATTTTCTTCGTAAAAGGCGGACAGCCTTGGAGAAATACCTACGTGAGCTCCTACTTCTACCTGAGGTGTGTCGCAGTCGCGAACTACGAGCTTTTCTATCGCAAAGTGCTATAACGTCTGGCGAGGACGCGATGGACcgagagaacaagaaggatATGATGACTCGCTTGTATGATTCGGTCACTGATGGCATGGAAGACATCCTGGGCAATATCCCAGTACTACCTCAGCTGTCGGTTGCGGGGCAGAACATCATTTCGGCGGCAACGAACCAGCTCAATACGATGCCGCTCAACGTTAGTGAAGAAAATTTCCCtgctgcagaggcagaggcagagctaGATGCGTTTGAGaacaaggagctggagccgttCATCAAGCCTATTTGCGATATATTTCTCGAAGTCTTTGAGCTCAACAAAGGGAACAACTGGCTGCGAGGGAGAGCAGTTGTGGTGGTATTACAGCAATTACTTGGCGGGACAATCGAAAAGAGGGTACGTGAAAACATCAAAATGGCAGTACAGGAGGAATCGCTCCTACGATATATGGGCATGCTGCGAAGCGCACTATGGCCAGAGGGAGAGCAGCCTCGGGATCGAAAACCACGCACCAcggcagaaaagaagaagacacgAACAGAAGCCAGCCTGATGCTGGCGACCCTGGTACCGGACCTAGCGGGAAATGTTGTAGGACGGGTCAATGCTCAGGCGGCAAGCCGACGCCTCTTTGCAACGTTTAATAACTCTAGGCTCAA CTCTCACTTGGTATTTACAATACTCGACGAGGTTGTGTCAGTCATGTTTGATGAGACTTGA
- a CDS encoding uncharacterized protein (TransMembrane:2 (i12-30o36-55i)): protein MSVLFWDASGPLAYLSFPGSAFLVNAISWISLVLGLFFSLPFALFVVYDILLWVWRTYSNHSIQPQNAQTPATAGTTSTKTSAISPEHHDQRARRR, encoded by the exons ATGTCTGTACTGTTTTGGGACGCCTCTGGCCCGCTGGCATACCTGTCGTTTCCTGGCTCTGCTTTTCTGGTCAATGCCATCTCCTGGATTAGT CTGGTTTTAGGTCTCTTTTTCAGTTTGCCATTTGCTCTCTTTGTCGTCTACGATATCTTGTTATGGGTTTGGAGAACATATAGCAACCATTCAATCCAGCCGCAAAACGCGCAGACCCCCGCCACAGCCGGCACGACATCTACAAAGACTTCAGCAATAAGCCCCGAGCATCACGATCAGCGAGCGAGACGCAGATAA
- a CDS encoding uncharacterized protein (BUSCO:EOG092D37VX): MMPSAHVYGHHQFNPQADSAWMHQQAGHHQQQHAHQAAAAAAQQQQQAQQQQAQQAQQQAQQQQHQQQQAQQQQAQQAQQQAQQQAQQQPHYGRMPGGHANVNNSLAAAHGQDGGHDNISEDNRRTMAYIADLLSENTREAALLELSKKREQVPELALILWHSFGVMTSLLQEIISVYTLLNPSQLTAAASNRVCNALALLQCVASHNDTRTLFLNAHIPLFLYPFLNTTSKSRPFEYLRLTSLGVIGALVKNDSSEVINFLLTTEIIPLCLRIMETGSELSKTVAIFIVQKILLDDNGLNYICATYERFYAVGTVLSNMVAQLVESQTARLLKHVVRCFLRLSDNARAREALRQCLPEPLRDATFSSVLRDDAATKRCLAQLLINLSDNVVDPNSAGVSAL; encoded by the exons ATGATGCCATCCGCGCACGTCTACGGCCACCACCAGTTCAATCCCCAGGCGGATTCGGCCTGGATGCACCAGCAGGCcggccatcaccaacaacagcacgCACACcaggcagctgctgcggcagcccagcagcagcagcaggcccagcagcagcaggctcaaCAGGCCCAGCaacaggctcagcagcagcagcatcaacagcagcaagctcagcaacagcaagcccaacaggctcagcagcaagctcagcagcaagctcagcagcagcctcactATGGGCGCATGCCCGGCGGTCACGCCAACGTCAACAACAGCCTTGCCGCTGCTCACGGGCAAGATGGTGGACATGACAACATCTCGGAGGACAATAGGCGGACAATGGCATACATTGCGGACCTTTTGAGCGAAAATACCAGAGAGGCAGCATTGCTGGAGCTCAGCAAGAAGAGGGAACAGGTGCCTGAATTGGCTCTGATACTGTGGCATTCGTTTG GTGTCATGACATCCCTCTTGCAAGAAATCATCTCCGTCTACACGCTTCTCAACCCATCGCAACTCACGGCAGCTGCATCGAATAGAGTATGCAATGCgctggctcttctccagTGTGTGGCATCCCACAACGATACGCGGACCCTGTTCCTCAACG CGCACATACCTCTCTTCCTCTACCCTTTCCTCAACACGACGTCCAAATCACGACCGTTTGAGTACCTCCGCCTAACAAGCCTAGGCGTCATCGGGGCCCTAGTCAAGAACGACTCTTCCGAGGTCATCAATTTCCTCCTCACGACGGAAATCATCCCACTCTGCCTCCGTATCATGGAGACCGGATCTGAGCTGAGCAAGACTgttgccatcttcattgtTCAGAAGATACTGCTAGACGACAATGGTCTGAACTACATCTGTGCCACATACGAGCGCTTCTACGCTGTCGGCACAGTCCTGAGTAATATGGTTGCTCAGCTCGTCGAATCCCAGACCGCTCGCCTGCTTAAGCACGTGGTGAGATGCTTCCTTCG ATTGAGTGATAATGCTAGAGCGCGTGAGGCCCTTCGACAATGCCTTCCCGAACCCCTACGAGATGCCACCTTTTCGTCTGTTCTCCGTGACGACGCAGCCACTAAGAGATGCCTTGCTCAACTCCTGA